From Juglans regia cultivar Chandler chromosome 8, Walnut 2.0, whole genome shotgun sequence, the proteins below share one genomic window:
- the LOC108993679 gene encoding gibberellin 2-beta-dioxygenase 2-like, which translates to MVVPSPTPTRTKKTKAIGIPTIDLSLNRSTLSEQLVKACEEFGFFKLINHGVSKEIIAKLEEEGAGFFAKTITEKQRAAPASPFGYGCKNIGRNGDMGELEYLLLHTCPLSISERSTAISNDPTKFCCAVNNYVGAVKDIACEILDLVAEGLWVQDKCVFSRLIRDVQSDSLLRINHYPGVNDIDDWDPSPKLHQCKSNRIGFGEHSDPQILTILRSNDVGGLQIALQDGLWIPVPPDPNEFFVFVGDALQALTNGRLVSVRHRALSNNSMKPRMSMMYFGAPPLNAWISPLSELVSPQKPNLYKPFTWEEYKKAAYSLRLGDTRLDLFKICTHHDEIINSLIN; encoded by the exons atggTGGTGCCTTCTCCGACCCCAACAAGAACCAAGAAAACAAAGGCAATAGGGATACCGACCATTGATCTTTCTCTGAATAGGTCAACGTTGTCGGAGCAACTCGTGAAAGCTTGCGAAGAATTCGGTTTCTTCAAATTGATTAACCATGGTGTTTCGAAGGAGATAATTGCAAAGTTGGAAGAGGAAGGGGCTGGTTTTTTTGCCAAAACCATCACTGAGAAGCAACGAGCTGCGCCAGCTAGTCCCTTTGGTTATGGGTGCAAAAACATTGGCCGCAATGGTGATATGGGTGAGCTGGAATACCTTCTCCTTCACACCTGTCCTCTCTCCATTTCCGAAAGATCCACAGCTATCTCCAATGACCCAACAAAGTTCTG TTGTGCTGTGAATAATTACGTGGGAGCAGTCAAAGACATAGCGTGTGAGATTCTTGATCTAGTGGCTGAGGGGCTGTGGGTCCAGGACAAGTGCGTCTTCAGTAGGCTCATCAGAGACGTCCAAAGTGACTCACTGCTCAGGATCAATCACTATCCTGGTGTGAACGACATCGATGATTGGGACCCATCTCCCAAACTTCATCAGTGCAAAAGCAATCGGATCGGATTTGGGGAACATTCTGACCCTCAGATCTTGACCATCCTGCGATCCAATGATGTGGGGGGCCTCCAAATAGCTCTGCAAGATGGATTGTGGATCCCAGTCCCTCCTGACCCCAATGAATTCTTTGTGTTCGTTGGAGATGCCTTACAG GCTTTGACAAATGGGAGGCTTGTGAGCGTGAGACATAGAGCATTGTCAAACAACTCGATGAAGCCAAGAATGTCAATGATGTATTTTGGGGCTCCACCACTCAATGCATGGATCTCTCCTCTATCAGAGTTGGTGTCACCACAGAAACCAAATCTCTATAAGCCCTTCACTTGGGAGGAATACAAGAAAGCTGCATACTCTCTCCGATTGGGAGATACCCGTCTTGACCTCTTCAAGATTTGTACTCACcatgatgaaataattaactcATTGATCAATTGa